In a single window of the Paenibacillus sp. MMS20-IR301 genome:
- a CDS encoding ABC transporter permease — protein MFRLMKIEWQRNNLTGYCIRAVVCMIVIFGMVAGMAVLSNAQGEPMFSDFTAYMSLANIFIRVTFAVFSGIILSRLIIEEYRNKTIQLLFSYPLQRKKVIQSKLFIVLGFCFTNIVVSTFFIEVLTVLLNPTFHFFELTASKEDVTATFPSLLITAVMTAGLSLIPLSFGMRKQSTATTITSSVIIGILLNATVSDGSGSVSVFQFIGVPILFCLLGLAVAYLSYHKIDSKDVA, from the coding sequence ATGTTCAGATTAATGAAAATTGAATGGCAGAGAAATAATCTGACAGGATACTGCATAAGAGCAGTAGTTTGTATGATTGTAATTTTTGGGATGGTTGCCGGAATGGCTGTATTATCCAATGCTCAGGGGGAACCTATGTTTTCAGATTTTACGGCATACATGTCACTGGCCAACATCTTTATTCGCGTTACCTTTGCCGTCTTCTCCGGTATCATTCTTTCCAGATTAATCATTGAAGAATATCGGAACAAAACGATTCAATTATTATTCTCCTATCCGCTGCAACGCAAAAAAGTAATTCAATCAAAGCTATTCATCGTTCTTGGTTTCTGCTTCACAAATATAGTGGTCTCCACCTTCTTCATTGAAGTATTAACGGTGTTACTAAATCCTACCTTTCATTTTTTTGAACTAACGGCATCCAAGGAGGATGTGACCGCTACTTTTCCGTCACTCCTGATTACTGCAGTAATGACTGCTGGCTTAAGTCTGATTCCCTTGTCTTTTGGGATGCGCAAACAATCTACTGCAACTACGATTACTAGTTCAGTAATAATAGGGATATTGTTAAATGCAACAGTTTCTGACGGAAGCGGGAGCGTATCTGTGTTTCAATTCATTGGTGTCCCTATCCTTTTCTGCTTGTTAGGACTGGCCGTAGCTTATCTCTCGTATCATAAAATTGACAGTAAGGATGTTGCCTGA
- a CDS encoding response regulator transcription factor — MYSVLIVDDEQAIREGLITLLDWESLGFRVADTAANAVEARHKYDLYTPDLLIVDIRMPGRDGLELIRELREDNPELHIIILSGYADFSYAKRAMSFGIDSYLLKPVDEDEMQLYLMNLSRELDEQQAHRKQNAAVKVWSREMLVQSLLMESSLQPAPALMHSAAESGLLWDSYQVVLIRLLLQNHADNGPSTAVKARLTAGFDSNSWGVVFSLDSYLGVLLQPSYQKELVRKLMVQSIREAAEAEGLDCIITAGDMVDSLNGLSLSHHSALARMKDHFFYDEPGMIGPDSLKLRTGQPARPLEAERSLAPVPGRLYFALDTGNHQVIPSLIHEAGDIMTAAGMSEMAVKSYYVRTLTALSNKLGLQYKELGGAQGWMDGQIQHIYRHTSLPRLQRYIIELLEQYAGGIVRDELEVLMKRMLDLIHRRYAENLKLETLADVFAYSSPYLGKLFKSSTGSSFNSYLDKVRIEKAKELLDQGCKIHQAASEVGFSDVDYFREKFKKIEGISPSVYRRKDSAQNDDFSENAYENS; from the coding sequence ATGTATAGTGTATTGATCGTTGATGACGAGCAGGCGATCCGCGAAGGGCTGATCACCCTGCTGGACTGGGAGAGCCTCGGCTTCCGGGTAGCGGATACAGCAGCCAATGCTGTGGAAGCCAGGCACAAGTATGACCTGTACACTCCCGACCTGCTGATCGTCGATATCCGCATGCCTGGCAGAGACGGGCTGGAGTTAATCCGCGAGCTGCGCGAGGACAATCCGGAGCTCCATATCATTATCCTGAGCGGCTACGCCGACTTCAGCTATGCCAAACGCGCGATGTCCTTCGGCATCGACAGCTACCTGCTCAAGCCGGTGGATGAAGACGAGATGCAGCTGTACTTGATGAATCTGTCCAGGGAGCTCGATGAGCAGCAGGCACACCGCAAGCAGAATGCGGCCGTCAAGGTCTGGAGCCGGGAGATGCTGGTCCAGTCCCTGCTGATGGAGAGCAGCCTGCAGCCTGCACCTGCGCTGATGCATTCAGCAGCGGAGTCCGGGCTGCTCTGGGACTCCTATCAGGTGGTCCTGATCCGGCTGCTGCTGCAGAACCATGCGGACAACGGCCCTTCTACTGCCGTCAAGGCAAGGCTGACGGCCGGCTTCGACAGCAACAGCTGGGGAGTGGTCTTCTCGCTGGATTCTTATCTTGGCGTTCTGCTGCAGCCCTCCTACCAGAAGGAGCTGGTGCGCAAGCTGATGGTCCAGAGCATCCGGGAAGCGGCAGAGGCCGAAGGGCTGGACTGCATCATCACCGCAGGGGATATGGTGGACAGCCTGAACGGGTTATCCCTCTCCCATCATTCGGCGCTGGCCCGGATGAAGGATCATTTCTTCTACGACGAGCCGGGCATGATCGGACCGGATTCGCTGAAGCTGAGAACCGGACAGCCGGCCCGGCCGCTTGAAGCGGAGCGCAGTCTGGCGCCGGTGCCGGGCCGGCTGTATTTCGCCCTCGACACCGGCAACCACCAGGTGATCCCTTCGCTGATTCATGAGGCCGGGGATATTATGACCGCCGCCGGAATGTCCGAGATGGCCGTAAAGTCATATTACGTGCGTACTCTTACCGCTCTTTCCAACAAGCTGGGGCTGCAGTATAAGGAGCTTGGCGGGGCACAGGGCTGGATGGACGGGCAAATCCAGCATATCTACAGGCATACCTCCCTCCCCCGGCTGCAGCGTTACATCATAGAGCTGTTAGAACAATATGCCGGAGGCATTGTCCGGGATGAGCTGGAGGTACTGATGAAACGGATGCTGGACCTGATCCACCGCCGTTATGCCGAGAACCTGAAGCTGGAGACATTGGCGGATGTATTCGCTTACAGCAGCCCCTACCTCGGCAAGCTGTTCAAGAGCAGCACAGGCAGCTCCTTCAACAGCTATCTGGACAAGGTCCGCATAGAAAAGGCCAAGGAGCTGCTGGACCAGGGCTGCAAAATCCATCAGGCGGCAAGCGAGGTCGGCTTCAGCGATGTCGATTATTTCCGTGAAAAGTTCAAAAAAATCGAAGGCATCTCCCCCTCTGTCTACCGCAGAAAAGATTCAGCGCAGAATGATGATTTTTCAGAAAACGCTTACGAAAATAGCTGA
- a CDS encoding ATP-binding cassette domain-containing protein, whose amino-acid sequence METMIQINQLSKFYKKEEVIANVTMQIKKGEIYGFLGPNGAGKTTIMKMIMNLVKPTSGEIIVMNQRVLETSFQYLQHIGSIIENPVFYDRITAAENLKYHCEYALYEGRERIPEVLETVGLTGTGNKKVHEFSLGMKQRLGIARAILTRPEILILDEPINGLDPVGIKDIRTLLLKLKNSHGMTILISSHIISEIESIADTVGIINHGRLIKQVTMSEIRRESNLEEYFLKLINGGNEHVQINEN is encoded by the coding sequence ATGGAGACAATGATTCAGATTAATCAACTATCTAAATTTTATAAGAAGGAAGAAGTCATCGCAAATGTAACCATGCAGATTAAAAAAGGTGAGATTTATGGCTTTCTGGGACCGAATGGTGCAGGGAAAACAACGATTATGAAAATGATAATGAATTTAGTGAAGCCCACATCAGGCGAGATTATTGTAATGAATCAAAGAGTGTTAGAAACTTCCTTTCAATACTTGCAGCATATAGGCAGCATTATTGAGAATCCTGTTTTTTATGACCGTATAACAGCTGCCGAGAACTTAAAGTATCACTGTGAGTACGCCTTGTATGAGGGGAGGGAGCGTATTCCAGAGGTGCTGGAGACGGTAGGTTTAACCGGAACGGGAAACAAAAAAGTACATGAATTTTCCCTTGGGATGAAGCAGCGCCTGGGAATTGCCAGGGCCATTCTTACCAGACCGGAAATTCTGATCTTGGATGAGCCGATTAATGGACTCGACCCAGTGGGAATTAAGGATATCCGTACACTCCTGTTGAAGCTGAAAAACAGCCATGGTATGACCATACTGATATCCAGTCATATTATTTCAGAGATTGAATCTATTGCAGATACGGTAGGAATCATTAATCATGGGCGGCTGATTAAACAAGTTACAATGAGTGAAATCAGAAGAGAAAGCAATTTGGAAGAATACTTCCTGAAACTCATCAATGGAGGCAATGAACATGTTCAGATTAATGAAAATTGA
- a CDS encoding carbohydrate ABC transporter permease, whose translation MLKKFAAASWSDRIFDLVVYLAITVVTVATLYPFLNVLAISFNDSTDSIKGGITVYPRVFTFKNYETIFAFSGLITGFKISVLRTLIGTLLGLVSASMLAFTLSRVDFQARKFVSTFLALTMYVSGGLIPFYILIKDLHMMGTFGVYVLPGLVSAFNVFVIRSFIDGLPYALQESAKLDGANDFTIYWRVILPLTKPALATIALFLAVGQWNAWIDTYLYNGSNDALTTLQFELMKVIQSTTTNADNFRGRNMVEVMAQISPESVKMAITIVVTVPILIVYPFLQRYFVKGMTLGSVKS comes from the coding sequence ATGCTGAAAAAATTCGCCGCTGCCTCTTGGTCGGACCGCATCTTCGATTTGGTCGTCTATCTCGCGATTACGGTCGTGACCGTCGCCACCCTCTATCCGTTCCTGAACGTACTGGCGATCTCCTTCAATGACTCCACGGACAGCATCAAGGGCGGAATCACCGTCTACCCGCGGGTGTTCACCTTCAAGAATTATGAGACGATCTTCGCCTTCTCGGGACTGATTACCGGGTTCAAAATCTCTGTCCTGCGCACCCTCATCGGGACTCTGCTTGGCCTTGTCAGTGCCTCGATGCTTGCTTTTACACTGAGCCGTGTGGACTTTCAGGCCCGTAAATTCGTCTCTACCTTCCTGGCGCTGACGATGTATGTCTCGGGCGGGCTGATCCCGTTCTACATTCTGATCAAGGACCTGCATATGATGGGCACCTTCGGCGTCTATGTCCTGCCCGGTCTGGTCAGCGCCTTCAACGTGTTCGTCATCCGCTCCTTCATCGACGGCCTGCCTTATGCCCTGCAGGAATCCGCCAAGCTCGACGGGGCTAATGACTTCACCATCTACTGGCGGGTCATTCTGCCGCTGACCAAGCCTGCGCTGGCCACCATCGCCCTGTTCCTGGCTGTCGGCCAGTGGAACGCGTGGATTGATACCTATCTCTACAACGGCTCGAATGACGCACTTACGACACTGCAGTTTGAGCTGATGAAGGTGATCCAGAGCACCACGACCAATGCCGATAATTTCCGCGGCCGGAATATGGTGGAGGTCATGGCCCAGATCTCGCCTGAATCAGTCAAAATGGCGATTACGATTGTCGTCACCGTACCTATTCTGATCGTCTATCCGTTCCTGCAGCGCTATTTCGTTAAGGGCATGACGCTGGGCTCGGTCAAAAGCTAA
- a CDS encoding DUF4097 family beta strand repeat-containing protein, whose product MKRNKWVWISMVVVLAGILVITLLNESKDFNLTGDIPASEIQSIEINNDSWNVVVKESMDNEIHLDIEGNQTDKKKAPVAVTRKSNSLVIQQVKQIGGALSAFTFHQAGTITVFIPQNTVGQVRMINNIGDIEIQTLATHSLVIENKAGNMKLNQVTADSGDYNLAEGDLNIKDSSFERIDVIAKGNDLYFKNVTSSVMNLYSKSGEIILGGVVEQGETRVETKSGEIQVNYQTAPASLKVAVENTKGDMEVHLPNLLAAEKTDQNVSGTIGAGENSLFVKSYSGSIGIK is encoded by the coding sequence ATGAAACGGAATAAATGGGTTTGGATATCAATGGTGGTTGTTCTGGCGGGAATTCTTGTTATTACATTACTGAATGAATCTAAAGATTTTAATCTGACAGGGGACATCCCGGCATCAGAAATTCAGAGTATTGAAATTAATAATGATTCATGGAATGTAGTAGTGAAGGAGTCAATGGACAATGAAATTCATTTAGACATTGAAGGGAATCAGACGGATAAGAAAAAAGCCCCTGTGGCAGTGACACGTAAATCTAACAGCCTGGTGATTCAACAAGTAAAGCAAATTGGCGGGGCCCTCTCCGCGTTTACCTTTCATCAAGCCGGAACAATTACAGTTTTTATCCCCCAAAACACTGTCGGACAAGTCAGAATGATAAATAATATAGGTGATATTGAGATCCAGACGCTGGCGACCCATAGTCTGGTTATTGAGAATAAAGCCGGCAATATGAAGCTTAATCAAGTCACAGCAGACTCGGGGGATTACAATCTGGCAGAAGGGGATCTGAACATTAAAGACAGCTCATTTGAACGAATTGACGTAATTGCCAAAGGGAATGACCTGTATTTCAAAAATGTAACCAGCTCTGTGATGAATCTGTATTCTAAGAGTGGCGAAATCATACTGGGCGGAGTGGTGGAACAAGGTGAAACGCGAGTAGAAACAAAATCCGGAGAAATTCAGGTGAATTATCAAACAGCACCAGCCAGCTTGAAGGTAGCCGTGGAAAATACTAAAGGGGACATGGAGGTTCACTTGCCAAATCTCCTGGCAGCGGAGAAGACTGACCAAAATGTTTCTGGAACTATTGGTGCAGGAGAGAATTCCCTATTTGTCAAAAGCTATTCGGGAAGTATTGGGATAAAGTAA
- a CDS encoding ABC transporter substrate-binding protein produces MSRKTAKPYVLLMVVTLLLTVLAGCGGDNSKNSADNNGGTKATNSGTAAATAEATAEATAEAEDLSPLTLSFFAEDPNPNWNNMKDEVSTVITQKTGVTLDAEFAVGDPQQKIALIAAGGEYPDIISAKGDIGKLVDAGAVMDLTELIDKYAPNIKRVLGDNLARAKYTNEDQSIYAIPTWAAVNEKKFVAGGGFELQHRVLKEAGYPEIKTVQDYENVIKAYLEKHPTDENGNKNIGVSLNADDWHMYISVTNPAVATTGGSDDGEYFVDQETHEAIYHFRRPEEKEYFRWLNHMNDIGLLDKESFVQKYDQYKAKVATGRVLGLIDQDWDYNDAQQALKTAGKFDQTYGHYPVTLTSEYKETSFWPTGFMGGYGISISTTNPDPVRTIKFLDYLASDEGQILNNWGIEGKHYVVENGKRVVPAEVQDRINNDNTAFTKETGIGFYWNMMVHYGDGAQDASGNYYTKNFPEQLVLGYSDVEKETLAAYNATTWKDLFPKEEEFKEKAYGAAWNIAIPGEDEVTILGNKMKDITWKRIPQAILAKPAEFDKIWDDYMADLEKAGVKKMEAGYTKYVQDRVALWSSK; encoded by the coding sequence ATGTCAAGAAAGACAGCGAAACCGTATGTACTGCTCATGGTTGTAACCTTGCTGCTCACCGTGCTGGCAGGCTGCGGCGGAGATAACAGCAAGAATTCTGCGGATAACAACGGCGGTACTAAGGCTACTAATAGCGGCACTGCCGCTGCCACAGCCGAGGCAACTGCCGAAGCTACTGCCGAAGCCGAGGATTTAAGCCCGCTTACTCTATCCTTCTTCGCCGAAGACCCCAATCCGAACTGGAACAATATGAAGGATGAAGTGAGTACTGTCATTACGCAAAAAACAGGTGTCACCCTCGATGCAGAATTCGCTGTCGGTGATCCGCAGCAGAAGATCGCCCTGATTGCTGCGGGCGGGGAATATCCGGACATCATCTCCGCCAAGGGTGATATCGGCAAGCTGGTCGATGCCGGCGCTGTGATGGACCTGACCGAGCTGATCGACAAGTACGCCCCTAACATCAAGCGCGTGCTGGGCGATAATCTGGCCCGGGCCAAATACACGAATGAAGACCAGTCCATTTATGCCATCCCAACCTGGGCGGCCGTGAATGAGAAGAAATTCGTCGCCGGCGGCGGCTTCGAGCTGCAGCACCGGGTGCTGAAGGAAGCGGGTTATCCGGAGATCAAGACGGTACAGGATTATGAGAATGTAATCAAGGCCTATCTGGAAAAACATCCGACCGATGAGAACGGCAACAAGAACATCGGTGTCTCCTTGAACGCGGATGACTGGCATATGTACATCTCCGTAACCAACCCGGCCGTTGCCACTACCGGCGGCTCCGATGACGGGGAATACTTCGTCGATCAGGAAACCCATGAGGCCATCTATCACTTCCGCCGTCCGGAGGAGAAGGAATATTTCCGCTGGCTGAACCATATGAACGATATCGGCCTGCTCGACAAAGAAAGCTTCGTACAGAAGTATGACCAGTACAAAGCCAAGGTGGCTACCGGCCGCGTGCTCGGCCTGATTGACCAGGACTGGGATTATAATGATGCCCAGCAGGCTTTGAAGACTGCGGGCAAGTTCGATCAGACTTACGGCCATTATCCGGTAACATTAACCAGTGAATACAAAGAAACCAGCTTCTGGCCAACCGGCTTCATGGGCGGCTACGGGATCTCCATCTCCACCACCAACCCTGATCCGGTACGGACCATTAAGTTCCTGGATTACCTGGCTTCCGATGAAGGCCAGATTCTGAACAACTGGGGCATTGAAGGCAAGCATTATGTCGTGGAGAACGGCAAACGCGTAGTTCCAGCGGAGGTTCAGGACCGCATTAACAACGACAACACCGCCTTCACGAAGGAAACCGGCATTGGCTTCTACTGGAATATGATGGTCCACTACGGTGACGGGGCACAGGATGCTTCCGGCAACTACTACACCAAGAACTTCCCTGAGCAGCTGGTGCTGGGCTACAGCGATGTGGAGAAGGAAACACTTGCTGCTTACAATGCCACAACCTGGAAGGATCTGTTCCCGAAGGAAGAAGAGTTCAAGGAAAAAGCCTACGGCGCCGCCTGGAACATTGCCATCCCGGGTGAAGATGAAGTCACGATTCTCGGCAACAAAATGAAGGATATCACCTGGAAGCGCATTCCTCAGGCGATCTTGGCCAAACCGGCTGAATTCGATAAAATCTGGGATGATTACATGGCCGATCTCGAGAAAGCCGGCGTGAAGAAGATGGAGGCAGGCTACACCAAATATGTGCAGGACCGTGTGGCTTTGTGGAGCAGCAAATAA
- a CDS encoding sensor histidine kinase — protein sequence MITLMNNLKLRTKLFLSFGIVALIPVLIVGVFLTSELRSMALGNALEQITANVDRVKKRTGEMLNVPLDIAYRLSNDSRLEEAANHRYVSVYDVVQAYWDYPDFREFVRLYSEISSIRLYIDNPTILNNWEFLQADAAVTHERWYQAALAQKGMVCWNYIPDSRNGKYYLSLIRKVDFLKQRTTGVLIVNVNTNKLNAILNQETFETIIVDENDHIVASNRADTLGKTLEDISLKPQSTLAGQGLADVMIDGKPSKMLIDDWHPGGSLNSLRIISIFTVESIVGETNRIITMALTVILSALVMAILLIYYFSRLLTGRMLHLSKHISKVASGNLEARLVIDGKDEIGQLARQFNHMVRNINELMSEVQESNRQKNATLLKQNEIKFKMMASQINPHFLFNALESIRMKAHSRGQTDISQVVRLLGKMMRKNLEVGSGMIPLQSELETVNCYLVIQKFRYNDRLSYELYVDPLANQVRIPPLIIQPLVENCIIHGLENVTDGGMVMVDIRIEQNLLKIQVADNGSGMSPARMEEIRRMLESKEDYETNNIGMRNIHLRLQLTYGPECGLTLTSQSGFGTQISFAIPLRSDSYV from the coding sequence ATGATCACTTTGATGAACAATCTGAAGCTCAGGACCAAGCTCTTCCTATCGTTTGGTATTGTCGCCCTGATTCCCGTGCTCATTGTAGGGGTGTTCCTGACCAGCGAGCTGCGGAGCATGGCACTCGGCAATGCGCTGGAGCAGATTACGGCCAATGTCGACCGGGTCAAGAAACGGACCGGCGAGATGCTGAATGTTCCGCTGGACATCGCCTACCGGTTGTCTAACGACAGCCGGCTGGAGGAAGCGGCCAACCACCGCTATGTCTCCGTCTATGATGTGGTGCAGGCATACTGGGACTATCCGGACTTCCGGGAATTCGTCCGCCTGTATTCGGAGATCTCCAGCATCCGCCTGTACATCGACAATCCGACGATTCTGAACAACTGGGAATTCCTCCAGGCTGACGCTGCGGTTACACATGAGCGCTGGTATCAGGCGGCACTTGCCCAGAAGGGGATGGTCTGCTGGAATTACATTCCGGACAGCCGCAACGGCAAATACTATCTCAGCCTGATCCGCAAGGTAGACTTCCTCAAGCAGCGGACAACCGGTGTGCTGATCGTGAACGTCAATACGAATAAGCTGAATGCCATTCTGAACCAGGAGACCTTCGAGACGATCATCGTAGACGAGAACGATCATATCGTTGCCTCGAACCGCGCGGATACACTGGGCAAGACGCTGGAGGATATCAGCCTGAAGCCGCAGTCCACCCTTGCCGGACAAGGGCTGGCCGATGTGATGATTGACGGCAAGCCGTCCAAGATGCTGATTGACGACTGGCATCCGGGAGGCAGCCTGAACAGCCTGCGCATCATCTCCATCTTCACTGTGGAGAGCATTGTAGGCGAGACCAACCGGATTATTACGATGGCGCTGACGGTCATTCTCTCCGCCCTGGTGATGGCCATTCTGCTGATCTATTATTTCTCCCGGCTGCTCACCGGGCGGATGCTGCATCTCAGCAAGCATATCTCCAAGGTCGCCTCCGGCAATCTGGAGGCACGGCTGGTTATCGACGGCAAGGATGAAATCGGCCAGCTGGCCAGGCAATTCAATCATATGGTACGGAACATTAACGAGCTGATGAGTGAGGTCCAGGAATCGAACCGCCAGAAGAATGCTACCCTGCTGAAGCAGAATGAGATCAAATTTAAGATGATGGCCAGCCAGATCAATCCGCATTTCCTGTTCAATGCGCTGGAGTCCATCCGGATGAAGGCCCATTCCCGGGGCCAGACCGATATCTCGCAGGTCGTAAGACTGCTCGGGAAAATGATGCGCAAAAACCTGGAGGTCGGCAGCGGAATGATTCCGCTGCAAAGTGAGCTGGAGACCGTAAACTGCTATCTGGTCATCCAGAAATTCCGCTATAACGACCGGCTATCCTATGAGCTGTACGTGGACCCGCTGGCGAATCAGGTCCGCATTCCGCCGCTGATTATCCAGCCGCTGGTGGAGAACTGCATCATTCACGGGCTGGAGAATGTGACGGACGGGGGCATGGTCATGGTGGACATCCGGATTGAGCAGAACCTGCTTAAGATACAAGTGGCTGACAACGGAAGCGGCATGTCACCGGCACGGATGGAAGAAATCCGCCGGATGCTGGAGAGCAAGGAAGATTATGAGACCAATAATATCGGCATGCGCAATATTCATCTGCGGCTCCAGCTGACATATGGACCCGAATGCGGGCTAACCCTAACCAGCCAGAGCGGCTTCGGAACACAGATCAGCTTCGCCATCCCGTTAAGGAGTGATTCTTATGTATAG
- a CDS encoding ABC transporter permease subunit, with the protein MKAITTPVKPEPKNPPSRFWKKFRQQKFLYMMAVPFVIWAFVFSYLPLWGWTMAFQKYKPGKAFFEQKWVGLQYFRELFQDEQFFNALRNTLAMSIMGLLAGFVIPIIFAILLNEVRLQVLKRFVQTVSYLPHFVSWVVAAGIITKMLSTDNGAVNDLLLSLHIISEPVQFMAKGNLFWGIVTASDVWKETGWNTIIYLAAISGIGPELYEAARVDGASRLQQVKHITLPGIRATIVILLIISIGHLISIGFEKQFLLGNNLVRDYSQTLDLYSLNYGLGMGRFSFGTAINIFNSIVSVILLFTANGIFKKITKESII; encoded by the coding sequence ATGAAAGCGATTACTACCCCTGTGAAGCCGGAGCCGAAGAACCCGCCCTCACGCTTTTGGAAAAAGTTCCGGCAGCAGAAATTCCTCTACATGATGGCGGTCCCTTTTGTCATCTGGGCGTTTGTCTTCAGTTATCTGCCGCTGTGGGGATGGACCATGGCCTTCCAGAAATATAAGCCGGGCAAAGCCTTTTTCGAGCAAAAGTGGGTCGGGCTGCAGTATTTCAGGGAGCTTTTCCAGGATGAACAGTTCTTCAACGCCCTGCGCAACACCCTGGCAATGAGTATTATGGGCCTCCTGGCCGGATTCGTCATTCCCATTATCTTCGCCATCCTCCTGAACGAGGTGAGACTGCAGGTACTGAAGCGCTTCGTCCAGACGGTCTCTTATCTGCCGCACTTTGTGTCCTGGGTCGTGGCCGCCGGGATTATTACCAAAATGCTCTCCACCGACAACGGCGCGGTAAACGATCTGCTGCTGAGTCTCCATATTATCAGTGAACCGGTTCAGTTCATGGCCAAGGGCAACCTGTTCTGGGGGATTGTCACCGCTTCGGATGTCTGGAAGGAAACGGGCTGGAACACGATTATTTATCTGGCTGCCATCTCGGGCATCGGACCGGAGCTGTATGAAGCCGCCAGGGTGGACGGGGCCAGCCGGCTCCAGCAGGTCAAGCATATTACACTGCCGGGAATCAGGGCGACGATTGTCATTCTGCTGATCATTTCTATAGGCCACCTCATCAGCATCGGGTTTGAGAAGCAGTTCCTGCTCGGCAACAATCTGGTCCGCGACTACTCCCAGACGCTTGATTTATATTCACTGAATTACGGGCTTGGCATGGGACGGTTTTCCTTCGGTACAGCGATTAATATTTTCAACTCCATAGTCAGCGTGATCCTGCTGTTTACCGCAAACGGTATCTTCAAAAAAATAACGAAAGAAAGCATCATTTAG